One Argiope bruennichi chromosome 5, qqArgBrue1.1, whole genome shotgun sequence DNA segment encodes these proteins:
- the LOC129968184 gene encoding platelet-activating factor acetylhydrolase 2, cytoplasmic-like, whose translation MEERVKSLTYKGRRHLPLPTGPFTVGCTDVMTSYLKFGVFVRLYYPSRDQGILDRYLQWPLWLPHKEYLNGYSVRLGIPSSIFRFLHQILVGKLYIPAVWHAALRQSDEKYPVVVFSHGLSGWRTVYSSLCLELASYGFVVAAVEHRDYSASASFYKKQVRMSASGTNPGASLCDLDDLLNDQTDFVDGKWDAGQGTQDVGPFCHAKEWMLYQPATKENETSMRSRQVKYRAKECMEVLDLLEDLNKGRYVVNVLESNIDSGMFYNQLDLKNAFFIGHSFGGSTGILCLATELRFKAGIFLDPWMLPFFEDQSCFSMISQPFLCLLVKSFQTKKSLEILKNLQDMHSQSQFYFIKDADHRDLCDTPFVNKYSLSLSSKVGLRIERFAALELMSDLIFQYLGHHLGKSIRSSSSKIESLKKKFLRSEEYFTKLIA comes from the exons atGGAAGAAAGAGTTAAATCTTTAACTTACAAAGGTAGAAGACATTTGCCTTTGCCAACTGGGCCTTTTACTGTGGGCTGTACTGATGTTATgacttcttatttaaaatttggtgtctTTGTTAGGCTATATTATCCCTCTCGAGACCAAGGAATTCTG GATAGATATTTGCAATGGCCATTATGGCTTCCTCATAAAGAATATCTCAATGGATATTCTGTTAGACTGGGTATTCCATCAAGTATCTTTAGGTTTCTGCATCAAATATTGGTTG GAAAGCTGTACATTCCAGCAGTTTGGCATGCAGCACTGCGACAAAGTGATGAAAAATATCCAGTGGTAGTTTTCTCCCATGGGTTAAGTGGTTGGAGAACAGTTTATTCTTCCCTGTGCTTAGAATTAGCATCATATGGTTTTGTAGTTGCTGCTGTAGAACATAG AGATTATTCTGCATCTGCaagtttttacaaaaaacaaGTAAGAATGTCAGCCAGTGGAACTAATCCTGGTGCTAGCCTCTGTGATTTAGATGATTTACTCAATGATCAAACTGATTTTGTTGATGGAAAATGGGATGCAGGTCAAGGGACTCAAGATGTTGGTCCATTTTGTCATGCAAAGGAGTGGATGTTATATCAGCCTGCTACTAAAGAAAACGAGACAAGCATGAGGAGTCGCCAA gtAAAATATCGAGCAAAAGAATGTATGGAAGTTTTAGATCTCTTGGAAGATTTGAATAAGGGACGATATGTCGTGAATGTTTTGGAATCCAATATCGATTCTGGCATGTTTTACAACCAGCTAgatttaaagaatgcattttttatcgGCCATTCTTTTGGTGGTTCAACTGGTATTTTGTGCCTTGCTACAGAGTTGAGATTTAA AGCTGGCATATTCTTAGATCCATGGATGCTTCCATTCTTTGAGGATCAAAGTTGTTTCTCAATGATTTCTCAACCCTTCCTATGCCTTCTCGTTAAAAGCTTTCAAACAAAGAAGTCTTTGGAAATCTTGAAAAACCTTCAAGACATGCACAGTCAAtcacagttttattttataaa AGATGCTGATCACAGAGACCTGTGTGATACTCCTTTCGTTAATAAATACTCATTATCCTTGTCATCTAAAGTTGGATTACGAATTGAGAGATTTGCTGCTCTTGAATTAATGTCTGATCTCATTTTCCAATATTTGGGACATCATCTTG ggAAATCCATTCGTAGTAGCAGCAGTAAGATAGAATCACTGAAGAAAAAGTTTCTGAGATCAGAAGAATATTTTACCAAACTCATAGcatga
- the LOC129969031 gene encoding 60S acidic ribosomal protein P1-like, producing MSTDEIACTYSALILQDDDIAVTPEKIATILKAANVDVEPYWPGLFARCLEGVNVKQLITNVGAASVAPAASAAAPAAGDAGGKKEEKKEEKKEESEEEDDDMGFGLFD from the exons ATGTCCACCGACGAAATTGCCTGCACTTACTCTGCTTTGATTCTTCAGGATGATGACATTGCTGTCACG cctgAGAAAATTGCAACCATTTTAAAAGCAGCTAATGTTGATGTGGAACCTTATTGGCCtg GTTTATTTGCTCGCTGCCTTGAAGGTGTTAATGTTAAACAATTGATAACCAATGTTGGAGCTGCCAGTGTAGCCCCTGCTGCTTCTGCAGCTGCACCAGCTGCTGGTGATGCAGGtggaaagaaagaagagaaaaaagaagaaaagaaggaaGAGTCAGAAGAAGAGGATGATGACATGGGCTTTG gtctCTTTGACTAA
- the LOC129969030 gene encoding 60S acidic ribosomal protein P1-like yields MLSIDEIACVYSALILQDDDIAVTPEKISTILKAANVDVESYWPGLFARCLESVDLKQLISNVGTASVAPAASAAAPAAAADSGKKEEKKEEKKEESEEEDDDMGFGLFD; encoded by the exons ATGCTGTCAATCGATGAAATTGCATGCGTGTACAGCGCTCTGATTTTGCAAGATGATGACATCGCAGTAACA cctGAAAAAATTTCTACCATCTTGAAAGCTGCTAATGTTGATGTGGAGTCATATTGGCCAG gtcTGTTTGCTCGCTGTTTAGAAAGTGTTGATCTTAAACAGTTAATATCCAATGTGGGTACTGCAAGTGTAGCTCCTGCTGCCTCTGCAGCTGCTCCAGCTGCTGCTGCTGATTCAGGAAAGAAAGAggagaaaaaggaagaaaagaaagaagaatcgGAGGAAGAAGATGACGATATGGGCTTTG gcTTGTTTGACTAA